The window TTAAGAACGGATTACGTGATAGATTACGGAGCTGTATTTTTACCAAGAGTATCGGCATTGTTTAAGATTGCAAACGGATTGACTTCACGTATTGGAGGTGGATTTGGGTATAAAACACCAACCATTTTTACAGAAGAAAGTGAACGCTTACAATATCAAAATGTAATGCCTATTGACGACAAGACCAATAAATTGGAAAAAAGTTATGGAGCAAATGCAGACATCAATTACCGCACCTATATTGGAGAAGATTGGTCATTTAGCATAAACCAATTATTCTTTTACACCTATTTGGATAATCCTTTGTTACTTGAAAATTCCTCGGCAAATCTGTATCAGTTCGTTAATTCTCCGGGCTACATCCATACCAAAGGAACAGAAACCAATATTAAAATTGGTTACGATGATTTGAAATTATTTTTGGGATACACTTATACAGATGCTCGATTAAACCAAAATGGAACGACTGTAGAAAGTCCTTTAACGCCAAAACACCGCATTAATTCCATCCTGATGTATGAAATAGAAGACAAATGGAAAGTTGGTCTGGAAGCCTATTACTTCAGTCCTCAAAAACTGAATAATGGAACTACGGGCGAAGGTTACTTTATTACCGGATTTATGGCTGAAAAGATTTGGGAAAGATTTTCTCTGTACATCAACTTTGAAAACTTCCTTGACACCCGACAAACACGCTTTGGTAGCATTTATACAGGAACAATAACCAATCCGGTTTTTAAAGACATTTATGCACCTTTGGACGGATTTGTGATTAACGGAGGAATAAAATTCAAGCTTTAAAACAAATGGAAAAAACCATATTCAATATAACTAAAATGGATTGCCCAAGCGAGGAGCAATTAATCCGTATGAAACTGCAAGACTTTGATACGGTAAAAGGATTGGAATTTGATATAGCCAATAGAAAATTAGACGTTTATCACGATGGAAACCCAGAGCCAATTTTTTTGGCTTTGGGAACACTGAACCTAAATACGACATTGGTTTCAACTGAAAAAAGCAATTTTGTTGTTGAAACAGATACAAGCAACAAGCAACGGAAATTACTTTGGATCGTGTTGATTATCAACTTCCTGTTCTTTGGATTGGAAATGTTATTCGGTATTTTTTCAGGTTCAATGGGATTGATAGCCGATAGCTTGGATATGCTTGCAGACAGTGTCGTTTACGCATTGGCATTAATCGCTGTTGGTGGAACAATCGCCCTAAAAAAGAACATCGCCAGATTTGCAGGATACTTCCAAGTCTTACTGGCTATTATAGGTTTCGTTGAAGTGATCAGGCGTTTTATGGGAATTGAAGCTATGCCCGATTTCAAAACAATGATTGTCGTTTCAGTTTTAGCATTGATTGCAAACGTATTTTGCCTTTATCTCTTACAAAAGAACAAAAGTAAAGAAGCGCATATGCAGGCTTCGATGATATTCACATCAAATGATGTCATTATCAATTCGGGAGTTATTGTTGCTGGTCTTTTAGTTAATTGGCTCAATTCAAGTTATCCTGATTTGATTATTGGGGCTATTGTATTTGTAATTGTAGCAAGGGGAGCTTACAGAATATTGAAGTTAGCGAAGTAAATCCCTATATCTATAGTTGCCTTTATCTTAGAAGAATAGGAGATAATAGAAATAAAAAAAGAGTGTTCAGGAATTGTTCTAATAAACATTCCTGAAATCTTTTAACCGATTATGGAAGAAGCTAAGCTATTGCAAATAGGCTCTATAATAATTTCAAAAAAAATCATTAGATGTGATATAGCCTACAAATTACACAGTTTATTTTTTTTCACTAACTCAAATATAGACTTCAAAATAGCCAGATGAACAAATTTTATACAGAAACACTACACAAGCTGGAAACAGAAATCAACGATTTGGAGATTGAAACCGATCACTCTATACAACGGATAGAAGCCTTTATAGATATCATTCTAAAATACTTGTCGGAAGTAAAGAAATATGTTCTAAACAGAGGATTTAAGAATATTGGGGAAGAAATCCATTTTTTTAAATATCAAAAACCTACTATCGTTTCAAAACTAATTTATTATAATACCATTTATAAAATCGAAACAAAAAAGCCTTACGGTTCAAAACCTATTAAAAAATACCTTAATGATGAATTGAGAAAACTTAAAAGGTATTTTGCAAGGCTAATTCCCATTCGGCAGTCATTGCTACGTCAGCAATTTTTTGGTCTTTGACCAATTCATAAACCTGCAATCCTTTTTCAGTCGGGATTAAAGATTTCTTTTCCCGTTGGATATAATTTCGAGTAAATAGTGTTTCAATTATTGATGCTCGTGTTGCAGGTGTGCCAATACCAATATTTTGCAAAGCTTTACGTTCTTCTTCATTTTCTATCCCGTTTCCGGCAGTTTCCATAGCTGATAAAAGCCCAGCTTCAGTATATAATGCAGGCGGTTTAGTTTGTTTTTCCAAAACGGAGGCTTCTTTTATTTTAAGTTCATCGCCCTTTTTCAGTTCGGGTAAATCCTGCAAAGGTTCGGTGTCATCATCTGCGAAACTTCCTTTTATCGAGCGCCAACCTGGTTCGGTTATCTTACAACCTTTTGCAGTAAAATCATAATGTATAGCTTGTAAAGCAACGTCGGTAATCTCTTTCGTACAAGCTTGAGAAATCGCTTCCAGCAGTCGAAAAGCAATCATATCGTAAACTGCATTTTCTTTTGCATTTAATGCTGATGGAATTTTTTCGGTAATCAATAATGCGTGATGGTCGGTTACACGCAAATCGTTCACGATGCGTTTATTGAAACGTCCCCATTTTATTTTAGACAAGGCTTGTTTACAATTTTCCCTGTCTTGTAACGCTCTTACAAGATTGGGGATTTCAGCCCACATATCTTCGGGAATATATTTGCTTCCGGTACGAGGATAAGTGATGAATTTCTTTTCGTAAAGGCTTTGAGCAATGTTCAGCGTTTCTTCGGCAGAAAGGTTCAGCTTTTTATTGGCTTCTTTTTGCAAGCCTGTCAAGTCAAAAAGCAAAGGCGGTTGTTCCGTTACGCTTTTGATTTCTACGGATGTAACCGTTGCAGTATTTCCGTTTCTTTCGATAGTTCTCAATGCATCGTCTGCCAGCTTTTTATCATCCCATTTGGTTGTGGAAAGACTTTTAAAACCAATCATTTCTTTGTGATGCAACAATTGTATCTGATAATATTTCTTTATTGAGAATTTTTTGTTGTCGAGATAACGTTTGCAAATCAAGGCAAGTGTTGGTGTTTGTACTCTTCCGAGCGAATAAATCCCATTTCCTGCAACAATGCTCAATGCCTGCGTAGCATTAATTCCTACAAGCCAATCGGCACGGCTTCTGCCTTGTGCAGATTGATACAATCCGACAAATTCCTTTCCGTTTTTCAGGTTATCAAAGCCTTGTTTAATCGCCTTTTCAGTAAGTGAACTTATCCATAATCTTTGAAAAGGTTTGTTGCATTTGAGGTATTCATAAATGTACCGAAAGATGAGTTCGCCTTCACGACCTGCATCAGTAGCTACAATTATGCTATCACATTGATTAAATACTTGCTCAATTATTTTCAATTGCTTTAATGCACCCGTATCAGCTACATAACTTTTGTCCTTTTTTACTTTACGAACGATTAATAAAAATGGGTTGGGAAGTATCGGAAGCGAGGCTTTCTGAAAACCTGATATTCCGTAATCTTCGGGCATTCCTAATCCAATTAGGTGTCCAAATGCCCACGTAACACAATAGCCGTTGCCTGTCAGGTATCCATCCTTTTTTTCGGAAGCACCCAACAAGCTGGCTATTTCTCTTGCTACGCTTGGTTTTTCTGCAATTATTGCTTTCATAATTTACTACATTTTTCTGCCTTTAGATTTAGCAGGTGCTTGAGGTTTTTCCTGTTGCTCTTGCTGTTTTTTATCTTTTGGCGTTTGTTGTTTCGGTTGCAAAGGCTCTTTGATATTCTTTGTTGCTTCATTGGTTTTACCATCCGAATTAACCGCAGTTTGCGTTTTATGAGCTTCAGTAGGTTTCACCTGTTCTTTAAGCTTATCGGGATTTTGAAAAGAAAAATTGGTTTTGTTGGTTTCCTTATTCAAAGTGATATAACCTTGGTACGGCTTACCTTGCTTGTCTGTCAAGCCACTGATGTAAATAGTCTGACCGTCTTTGAACTTATCATATTGCTCATTATCCAATTCCTTACCTCTAAAAGTTCTCGGAACTTCCTGCGAATTATTTTGCTGATTATTTTGTCCGTTGCTTTGCGTTTGCTGATTGGAATTGCCTCTATCGAACAGAAATTCAACATAGCGTTTGTCTGCATTGAACTGAACCGTAGCTTCAAAATCAGTTCCCTTTTTAGAAATCATTCCCTCTAAATGAAGTGGTTTGCCGTCCATTAAAGTTTGTTTTTGCTCATCATTCAGTTTTACCCCTTTTATTTCATCGGGTATTTTTATGTATTCTATTTTCAGTGCAATCAATTCATTGGTTAACCTATCCACACTAATAATTGACGGAATGGTTTCGCCTGTTTTGGGGTTTTTCAAATCAACCACACGTCCCATATTTCCTGCATCGAGTAAGTTTTTCTTGTCTTCATCAGTAAACTTGTGTCCAAAAAACTCAAAGTTTAAGTTAGGTTCTTTACGGATACCGTGTATGGCGACCACTACCTTACCTTCGTCATTGTGTTGCAAGGAAAGACGGGCATCCATTCGGGTAACGGCAGTGCGGTCGTGTACTGAAATAGGTTGACACAATTTTACTAGAAATTGTAAACCTATAATCGGACAAAATGCGAAAGACAGAAAAATTCTCTGAGGAGGCAAAGAGAAAAATTGTTATGGAAGTACTATCAGGTACTTTGACTAAAGAACAAGCAAGGCATGTTTATGGAATTAAAAGTAAATCCGCTATCTTGGAATGGATGAGGATTTTTGCTGGTTTAGAAAGGAGAGTTCCTAAGGACCCTCTTCCGATATTAAGAAACATGTCAGAAAAACAGGATTCCAACAACGAGTTAAAAGCTCGTATTAAGCAACTTGAAGAAGAGTTGAAGCTTAGCCAGTTAAAGGGCAGGGCATATCAGATCATGGTCGATATTGCCAAAGAAGAATATGGGCTGGATCTTGAAAAAAAGTCTGGTGCCAAGCAGTTCAAAGACTCAAAGAAGAAGAGCCAAGGATAAGCTTGGCTCAACTTTGTGGATTGTTTGGCAAGAGCAGACAAGGTTACTATAAAGGTATCAATAATGTTTGTAAAGAGGCATTTGAGGAAGATTTGGTGCTAAGTTTTGTTCTCAAGATCAGGAAGAAGGCTAAAACATCCAGGTGGGGGTTGAGAAAAATGTATTCTTTGATAAAGAAAGATTTAACCCTACATAAAATCAAGATAGGCAGAGATAAACTGTTTGATCTGCTTCGTATGAACGGATTATTAGTTACTAAGAGAAAAAGGAGGTTTTTCACTACCCAGAGCCATCATTGGCTAAGGAAGTACCATAATCTTGTTGAAAATATGGTTGTCTCAAGACCCAACCAGTTATGGGTCTCCGA is drawn from Belliella baltica DSM 15883 and contains these coding sequences:
- a CDS encoding DUF3945 domain-containing protein, producing the protein MCQPISVHDRTAVTRMDARLSLQHNDEGKVVVAIHGIRKEPNLNFEFFGHKFTDEDKKNLLDAGNMGRVVDLKNPKTGETIPSIISVDRLTNELIALKIEYIKIPDEIKGVKLNDEQKQTLMDGKPLHLEGMISKKGTDFEATVQFNADKRYVEFLFDRGNSNQQTQSNGQNNQQNNSQEVPRTFRGKELDNEQYDKFKDGQTIYISGLTDKQGKPYQGYITLNKETNKTNFSFQNPDKLKEQVKPTEAHKTQTAVNSDGKTNEATKNIKEPLQPKQQTPKDKKQQEQQEKPQAPAKSKGRKM
- a CDS encoding RteC domain-containing protein, yielding MNKFYTETLHKLETEINDLEIETDHSIQRIEAFIDIILKYLSEVKKYVLNRGFKNIGEEIHFFKYQKPTIVSKLIYYNTIYKIETKKPYGSKPIKKYLNDELRKLKRYFARLIPIRQSLLRQQFFGL
- a CDS encoding cation transporter; the protein is MEKTIFNITKMDCPSEEQLIRMKLQDFDTVKGLEFDIANRKLDVYHDGNPEPIFLALGTLNLNTTLVSTEKSNFVVETDTSNKQRKLLWIVLIINFLFFGLEMLFGIFSGSMGLIADSLDMLADSVVYALALIAVGGTIALKKNIARFAGYFQVLLAIIGFVEVIRRFMGIEAMPDFKTMIVVSVLALIANVFCLYLLQKNKSKEAHMQASMIFTSNDVIINSGVIVAGLLVNWLNSSYPDLIIGAIVFVIVARGAYRILKLAK
- a CDS encoding DNA topoisomerase, whose product is MKAIIAEKPSVAREIASLLGASEKKDGYLTGNGYCVTWAFGHLIGLGMPEDYGISGFQKASLPILPNPFLLIVRKVKKDKSYVADTGALKQLKIIEQVFNQCDSIIVATDAGREGELIFRYIYEYLKCNKPFQRLWISSLTEKAIKQGFDNLKNGKEFVGLYQSAQGRSRADWLVGINATQALSIVAGNGIYSLGRVQTPTLALICKRYLDNKKFSIKKYYQIQLLHHKEMIGFKSLSTTKWDDKKLADDALRTIERNGNTATVTSVEIKSVTEQPPLLFDLTGLQKEANKKLNLSAEETLNIAQSLYEKKFITYPRTGSKYIPEDMWAEIPNLVRALQDRENCKQALSKIKWGRFNKRIVNDLRVTDHHALLITEKIPSALNAKENAVYDMIAFRLLEAISQACTKEITDVALQAIHYDFTAKGCKITEPGWRSIKGSFADDDTEPLQDLPELKKGDELKIKEASVLEKQTKPPALYTEAGLLSAMETAGNGIENEEERKALQNIGIGTPATRASIIETLFTRNYIQREKKSLIPTEKGLQVYELVKDQKIADVAMTAEWELALQNTF